ttttttttttttttgagaaatttgttgttgaaggTATTTCAAGGAGCACGGTTGGCCGACTTCCACAATTTCGGATTCGGTGCCAGAGAGTGATGAAGATAGAGCAAACTTGGTTGACATTCTTCAGGTCAtgcttctcttttttttttcttttttttttatttggatacaatgtttaattttgatcCAATATGATGTTTTAGGAATACTAGTGTTTAGTcacatgagattttattaatgataagcaactcattcaatttcataatgCATCTAAGTTGTTGAAAAATTGGCTAGTTTCAATTTGAGAAATGGAGAAAAGGCCTAATTAAATCACGGGTGCATTTCTTATGTACGTGCACGACACATGAAGCGTTGTATCGAAGTATTTTAGTTGATTGTTTCGTAATGTTGCTGCAGGACTGGAAGACGGAGAGGTACAAAGAAATAATTAGATCTGGAACTGTAAGAACATCAATTTTTATACTAGAATGTGTTTTGCTTTTCCTAATTCTCCATGTCTAATGAGACTCCGCCAATTTTTCGAGTAGGTTGAGCCCAGACCAGGAGTTTTGAGATTGATGGATGAGGCAAAAGCTTCTGTAAGATAAATCATCATCTACATTATGTTGTAGGATGCCACAGTTGTCTGTTTTTACGTATCACTAATCgttactcttattttttcccatttctCTTCTCCATTTTAGGGAAGAAAGCTAGCCGTCTGCTCTGCTGCAACTAAGAGTTCAGTAGTCTTGTGTTTAGAAAATCTAATTGGATTGGTAAATTTCGAACAAAATCACGATCCGTGTGAAGTTGATGTTTGCCTCGTCTAATCCATCTTCTGAATTAGAGAAGTCTTGTTTTTCTTGTATTGTTACAGGAGCGCTTCCAAGGCCTCGATTGCTTCCTAGCAGGTACTCTCGAAAAATGAGCGAAGTTCCTTGtttttctcatcaaaaaaaGATTTGGATACAAACTCTTTTGCTTTTGTGTTGTTGCTTCGTTCGATAGGTGATGATGTGAAGGAAAAGAAGCCCGATCCAATGATCTATGTCACAGCCGCCAAGGTAAATAAGCTGTGCACACTGTAATGGCTAGTCTTATTCTTCCCATCAACTCAACTTTGTGTTGCTTTGATAGAAACTGGGCGTGTCGGAGAAGGATTGCTTGGTGGTAGAAGACAGTGTTATCGGATTGCAGGTTCACAACCGCtaataaacaattttatattcttgaaTCAGTCTatgatagaaaagaaaacaccTCCAATTGTGTTGATGCAGGCTGCAACGGGAGCAGGAATGTCGTGTGTGATCTCATACACGTCGTCCACTGCTAGCCAGGTGAGCGAGCACGTTGCTTATGTTATTCGACAAAGAAGTTATTTCAAGAAGTGAACATATTGAGAGTGGTGATTTGATGCATTTTATAATAGGATTtcacagcagcagcagcaatcTACCCTGACTTGAGCAATGTCAGATTGGCGGACTTGGAGGCGTTGCTTGGAGACGTCGTGGCTGCAAAGTAAATCTCGAAGGTTTACGATTTCCGGACTGAATCTTGCCTTATGGTAGCATTTATACATCAATGAAAATATAGTTGGTTTAAGTGAGTTGATAAGAAGGTATTGAAAGCTTCAGCTTTGCATTCTTGCTATAATTCAATCTTTTGGCTGCAAATGGCTATGGTTGTAATTGTATTGAATGTATTAAGACTTTGCTCAAGTGGCTTGATAAGCTCTAACAAACTCATGAAGCAATACTTATTTTCagtatttaaaatacataCAAATAAGCTAGAAAGGACTAAAAAGACTCATAATAAGGGTAATATAATCCTGAACACTTTGAATAACTCTAGGACTCCAAAAATCCAATGAGTAAGTAAAAAGTGACTGGTAATTATTTTGGGTTGCtcgttttcaaaaaatatagcCTTTTATTCTTAATCTCAGGACTGATGTGATACGTAATCAGTCTATATTATAAGTCtaacttgaataaaatatactcccacCATTTCaaggtagttgagtcgtttcttttgttatttgtaaaattgaaataaatagtttaattggagagagtgtatgtaattatataagagagaatattatagagaagagtattctttatattattttctctcatactttactctcacCCCGCTATAACCATTTATTATTCCCTCCATCTCACAACAATAtgcacgttttcctttttagtccatcccacaagaatatgcactttctaaatatggaaacttttttttctctttaatgaggtgggaccaattctctactaacaattctttaaattactattctttttacttctctcttattttagcaattgtacattaaaactcgtgtccaacaaaaagtgcatattcttgcaGAACAGAGAGAGTATCATTTTGGAAAATGAGTGCGAAAAAGAAACGACCTAACTAtattggaacggagggagtataatctaattaattaagcaaTAATATATAGAATGAATTTGACATACTACTATCTGCTATCACAAGGTTTCCTACTAATCAAAATGAATctgctttcatttttatggACAAAAAAGCTGTCGGTGACAATATCAGAACTGGAAAACTTTTACATGAAATCTATCTCTTCAATCAATCATATATCATCATCTATCAAAAATGAACAGAAGGGGTGGTGGCGCAGTTGGCTAGCGCGTAGGTCTCATAGCTACTGAGTGATCCTGAGGTCGAGAGTTCGAGCCTCTCTCAccccattaaattttttttgttgttcccctatttgtttttgtgtttgtatagcttttttccttctttttttgttttcagatCAATTCTTTATCTTATAGGACATAAATTTATGGGCTGCGTCACAATGGATTCGTGCCCAAGACTTGCGTTTGGCCTTATAACACacgaaaaaacaaaaatatgctAATTTCATACCACATATTCTGCCTCTATACTCCTTAAATATGGATTTACCACAATGTAAAAAATGTTACAAATACACTTGCTCTCTCTTATCAGTCAACCTTGCTTCTCTTCCCATTGTTCTCATGCTTGGGGACGAGGAACGACTTTAAGTGCTTGTATAGCTCCTTCGTCTTCTCCATATTGATCGCATGTCCTGCATTTTTTAGTATCACGAGCTCTGCGTTGTTTCCCAAGTGCCTGTCATCAATCCCCATATACCATATTCAGACTTCATACAGAGGATGAATTACTATTACATTTACCATTAATATAGTTGAGAGTTGAGACCTAACCTTAGATGGATTCGTGCCCAAGACTTGCGTTTGGCCTTATAACACacgaaaaaacaaaaatatgctAATTTCATACCACATATTCTGCCTCTATACTCCTTAAATATGGATTTACCACAATGTAAAAAATGTTACAAATACACTTGCTCTCTCTTATCAGTCAACCTTGCTTCTCTTCCCATTGTTCTCATGCTTGGGGACGAGGAACGACTTTAAGTGCTTGTATAGCTCCTTCGTCTTCTCCATATTGATCGCATGTCCTGCATTTTTTAGTATCACGAGCTCTGCGTTGTTTCCCAAGTGCCTGTCATCAATCCCCATATACCATATTCAGACTTCATACAGAGGATGAATTACTATTACATTTACCATTAATATAGTTGAGAGTTGAGACCTAACCTTACTAATCTATGAGCCAATTCTACCGGGAAAACCTGGTCGTGTTCTCCCCATATTATCAATGTAGGCTGCAAAAAGGCGGCATCTAATCTTAGCAACGTTCGCTAGGAATGATCATTTGGAAAAGCATGAATCGATGGAGGAAAAACCTGAGTGATTTTAGGCAGATTGGAGAGCTTTCTATCCTTATGCAACGCGTAGATCAACTCTTTTCGTTCTTGAAGATTCTCTGTACACATTACCTACAACCATAGGGACAAAAACAACATTATAATAGCACAGAATTTGGATGGGCTTGGAAACATACATATCCACGAGTTGAGTGAGAGATATTATATCAAAGCAATCAAAAACCAATCCCAAATCCAGCAACAAAACACCAAGAAAATTAACACTGCAATTAACACTGCCAAATATCCAAATCCAACAAGAAACACATGAATCAAAATGCAATCTTTACATGAATAAAATCAGCAAGAAAGCAACAGGGCACATTCTTTGTAACATCACCCCTATTTCTCATCAAAATTAGCATTCAGTCTCTACCAAAATCCATCACAACATCATACATTGATCAAACCACACCCCACCACCAAATCAAACAACGCAATCAACACTGCTAAAACATCCGAATCCAACATCAAAATGCAATCTTTACATGAATAAAATCAGCAAGAAAGCAACAAAGCAAATTCTTTGTAACATCATCCCTATTTCTCATCAAAATTAGCACTCAATCTCTACCAAAATCCAACACAACATCACACATTGATCAAACCACACCCCTCCACCAAATCAAACAATGCAATCAACTTCCAAATCCAACATCAAAATGCAATCTTACATGAATAAAATCAGCAAGAAAGCAAGAAGGCACATTCTTCGCCGGCTTATAAAAAGACAGCCGCATCAACTCCCTCAGCTTCTCCGGCGTCTGCGCCAGCAAAATCTCAATAGCCTCATCCACAGTCCTCACCTTAAACATCCCCTCCTCCATATCCCTCTCCTCCAAGCAAACACCAGCACACCCAATCACCACCCTCTCCACCGCCTCCGGGAACCGCGCCGCCATGCTGTAAGCCACAAACCCGCCGTAGCTGAGGCCCACCACGCTCATCCGCCCCCTCACCCCCGCCGCCACCAAAGCCCGGTACACGCACTCCGCCTGAAACCCCTCACCCCTCTCCGGCCTCGAAGTGTAGGAGTCGCCGAAGAACAACAAATCGGGAACGTAGACGTTGAATTTCGCCGAGAGGGGAGAGACGAAGTCGCCCCACTGCCACATTGCGTTGGCGCCGATTCCGTGGAGGAGGACGAGGGTCGGCTTGTTGGGCTTATGGGCCTTGGGCCCCCAGCTGTGGATGAAGGTGCCATCGCCGAGGTTGGCCGTGAGGGAGCGGAGCCCGGCGGAGGAGAAGGACCACCGGTAGCACTTGTCCCTTGATGATGTGAAGCTGAAACACTTCCCCATTGATGATTTTCcctccaaaattcaaacttttggAGTCCCAGCAACGATTCTTTCAAATTTCTACTGGAAATTTGGGGCTGTTTCAGACTCGCCGTtgagtttcttttctgttGTTGAGAGTGTTAAGAGTTAAGAGAGTCTCCAATTAATCATGTAcggtcatatttttattaattggatttggATTGGGGTTGGGtggattttttaataaaaaacaattaatttttgttttccacTAATAGATAGGGAATCCCCACTTGCTATTTGACGATTGTCGCATGAGATTAATGAACGCCTGATTTAAAAGGCGCCACGTTAaatgcttgatttgatttaggTAGTTTGGAATACGTCAGAgtcaattattttcaaaaattttaagagaCATTATTGTATTATTTCTATCTTTAATAGGACATGGTAGCTCAACGACATAACATCTTGAATACTAGTCTCTctgtatttaaaaattactccttattttatgattttagccCGTTCAtcctaaattaatttatttataaagtaaaatttacCTATTGAGTATTGACAGATGTAATAAATCCCACTAGTAATTACACCACTAAAGTAGTACTTGGACCACGACATATTGTACTAATTCGAGTAATTATAACACAACTGTTCAAAAGATATTTAAAATGTAGCAATATAATTATCAATATCCTTCTCAAGAAATTAGTAGAGAGTTAGTACATATCATCGCATTAATACGAGTAAAGTACtatttggtcctaaacataagGCTGAAATACGAAGTTAGTTCagaatattcaattttaaaaaaaatcaatttctaaacaaatgaaaacatcGCCGAATTGATCACGGTTCCGTCAAAAATTGACGGTCAACCGTAGATTGTTGGAATTTTGACCGAATTAGGCGATTTTGATTACTATAactaatatttcaaaaaaaatattccaaatTATGACTTTctatctcttcttcctccaaaCTTCATTCTTCTGGCGACAGGTGGAAGACCAATTCCAAGTCGTTTATTGTTATTGAAGACATCCATTGCTCGATTAATCTCACTAATAGGAACAAGGGCGGCAGTCATATGTTCAGGAACAAAATAGTACTTTACTCTATtaatataatgataattattaggataaaatatactcctgtGTTCTCAAGGATCGGATAACATCCTAACACTGAAATGGCAGCAATAATAATCTGGTGGTGTGTGCAGCAATAGGACActatcaattttcatttcgaccattaaggaaataaaattaaaagtaacaataataaaatttactaaaaatataacaattttttaaattttggttaCCAAAACTTGAGAAGAAATTAATCTCCACCACGTGCCGATGGCGATAGTGTAATGAGATGATGAAAAATCAACAGATGATAGGATAGGACAGAAAAATCAAGAGAAGATGAGGGTAGGACACTAAATTTTTAATGAGGagtaattaaaatggaaaaagacaagaataaaaatatgtataaaaataataatgtaattaaGGGTTGTAAAAATGAGCATGTAATTGGACTAGCTGTTTCCGGCGTAGTCGAGGTGGGTGGGCACTCGTTGCATTTGTTGTGGCAGCACGGCGGCCGTGACCGTGACCCCGCCCGCGTTTTCTCCCAATCGTGCAACTAATTAAACTTAAGAGTATCCGCATCGCGTTTCAATACGGGCTCTATCTCGTCTCGGAGAGATGAGACCGCATCAAGACAGCTCGCCACGCACGTTGGCCACGTGGCGAGCTCCCGTTCGTCCGTGACGCCTACTCGCcgacccgcgagtgggcgtcgtttatatccgctgaaaaataattttttttattttttttaattccaagaaaaattcacaaaaaattaCTAGCCTCTTATAGccatttttttcagttttttaattttttctattcttttaaGCCctcaatcacttctataaatatcaaattattcacCATAATATAACTCTCTATTCTCACCAATCATTCCCTGATTATGCggatttcaataaattataatattaggatttcaattatatatttttcgtattttcggatgttgtaatttttgtggtttttactgattttatgaattattagtattaatttaatattacaatgaaatattaattgaatttgttggaaataaaaataaaaaatgaaattgaaagaaTAGTTAatggatgagatggttaagaaatgaagagatgcaaatgttgtctcttagttaagagatgaggtGGAAAGTACAGTGGGTCCATAAATAGTGAAGAAATGAGACAGTTAAGAGACGAATAAAAGATAGGGTTGTGGATGGCCTAAACcctccaaattaattaattaatgtttacaAACTCTAGACTAGAAGCATGCATTTGGGTGATTGTACCTTGGGTTGAGGAATCAGTAGTGAACGGGAAAACGATGCGAGGTGGAAAATGGATAGGAGTAGGATTAAGGGAGAATAATAAGTGATGGCACATGATTGCACTTTATGAATGCTCCATTTcattgagagagaaagtagcTAGAGGCACACAAATTACCGGCTGAAGTGATGCTGGTGTGGGGCTGACAACAACttcacaaacaaaaca
The genomic region above belongs to Salvia hispanica cultivar TCC Black 2014 chromosome 3, UniMelb_Shisp_WGS_1.0, whole genome shotgun sequence and contains:
- the LOC125212108 gene encoding haloacid dehalogenase-like hydrolase domain-containing protein At4g39970 isoform X1 — protein: MASFLSAPPSLSSRTPLFSLFKPIPSFSVATSRSRRLVLTASARALQALIFDCDGVILESEHLHRQAYNDAFAYFNVRCPSSPSPAPLDWTPEFYDELQNLIGGGKPKMRWYFKEHGWPTSTISDSVPESDEDRANLVDILQDWKTERYKEIIRSGTVEPRPGVLRLMDEAKASGRKLAVCSAATKSSVVLCLENLIGLRSLVFLVLLQERFQGLDCFLAGDDVKEKKPDPMIYVTAAKKLGVSEKDCLVVEDSVIGLQAATGAGMSCVISYTSSTASQDFTAAAAIYPDLSNVRLADLEALLGDVVAAK
- the LOC125212108 gene encoding haloacid dehalogenase-like hydrolase domain-containing protein At4g39970 isoform X2; this translates as MASFLSAPPSLSSRTPLFSLFKPIPSFSVATSRSRRLVLTASARALQALIFDCDGVILESEHLHRQAYNDAFAYFNVRCPSSPSPAPLDWTPEFYDELQNLIGGGKPKMRWYFKEHGWPTSTISDSVPESDEDRANLVDILQDWKTERYKEIIRSGTVEPRPGVLRLMDEAKASGRKLAVCSAATKSSVVLCLENLIGLERFQGLDCFLAGDDVKEKKPDPMIYVTAAKKLGVSEKDCLVVEDSVIGLQAATGAGMSCVISYTSSTASQDFTAAAAIYPDLSNVRLADLEALLGDVVAAK
- the LOC125212605 gene encoding lipase 1, with product MGKCFSFTSSRDKCYRWSFSSAGLRSLTANLGDGTFIHSWGPKAHKPNKPTLVLLHGIGANAMWQWGDFVSPLSAKFNVYVPDLLFFGDSYTSRPERGEGFQAECVYRALVAAGVRGRMSVVGLSYGGFVAYSMAARFPEAVERVVIGCAGVCLEERDMEEGMFKVRTVDEAIEILLAQTPEKLRELMRLSFYKPAKNVPSCFLADFIHVMCTENLQERKELIYALHKDRKLSNLPKITQPTLIIWGEHDQVFPVELAHRLVRHLGNNAELVILKNAGHAINMEKTKELYKHLKSFLVPKHENNGKRSKVD